AACGCTAGCGCAGCGACCAAACTCGAAACAGTCCGGCCGTAAGTATTTGGATTTTGTGAAGTGTCGTACATAAGTTTGCTCCAATTCGTCAGTGACAACTAACAGCAACTTAGTTCTTCGCGACCGTCTCTGACTTGTCAATTTAGTTTGTTTTTGAATCTGTGAAGTATAAGCTCTTGATATGAGCAAAAATGCGATTCAAAAAGTGACTCTTGGATGCAGGTTGTTTTTAGGTTTAGTTTTTTTCGTGTTTGGCCTGAACGGTTTTTTAAACTTCATTCCTGTGCCGCCGGAAATGCCTGAAAAAGCGATGAAGATGATGCAGGCGTTCATGGAGTCGGGATATTTCATGCAAGTTGTAAAGGGCACTGAAGTCATTGGTGGTTTGATGCTTTTGACTGGCAGGTTTGCGCCGCTCGGTTTGATCATTCTTGCACCCGTCACCGTGCAAATCTTCTTATTCCATGCGTTCACGACGCCAGGTCTGCAGAATTTGATTATGCCTTTATTCATGATCATGCTGCACCTAGGTGCCGCTCATCTTTATCGGGATCGCTTCATTCCGCTTCTGAAACCTTAACTGATCTAAAACGGAATCTTAACTGGCCCTCGTCGGCTGTCGTGAGTTGCGATTGATGTGTGCAAGGAGGCGCATTCAATGGTTAATCAACAGACCTATTCTTTCCGATCGATTCGTTCATGGGGAACCGTCACTGTGACACTCGCTGTCGCATTTGGTTTTGGTTTAGCGTGTTCCACGTCCAGCCAGATTGCGGTAGCAGAAGACAAACTGCCAGGAGCACAAATCCAAGTAGGCTCGTCACTTTCGTCGACGAGGCTAAGCCTGTTGGGAGATTCAGGACGATGGAATGCCTCAACAAAAAAGTTAAAAGAATCAATGGAACGGGTAGGAGTAAAGAGCCTCGTCATGCCGGGAGACAATCTTTATAGCGGAACTTACGATGCCGCTTGGGGTCCTTGGTTTAAGTCCGGGTTTGATTTCCCGGTTGTTGCGATCGGCAATCACAACGATGGATATCAAAAGGAAATTCAGTTTTTTTCGATGCCAGGCGAAATCTATGCGAAAACGATTAATGGATTTTTGAAATTCATTGTTCTAAATTCTGACAATCGAAACAACATCGACACTCAAATGGACTTCCTAACGAAGGAACTCGCTGCCGCTACCGAGCCTTTTGTATTCGTTGTTTATCATCATCCAACGTACACTCTGACGAGGGACCATACTTGGCCTGAGCGTCGTGAATTTCACGAGGCAATAAGGCCGGTACTTGCGAAACATCGACAGAAAATTACAGCGGTCGTGTTAGGCCACGATCATATTGCTTCTATGGGCCACTTTGGTGATCTTCCCTACATTTTGAGTGGTGCCGGTCAAAATCTTCGTCGCGGAGCCCCGGTCGACAACGTGCAGGTTGGCGTGCGAGTGAAATCTGAGTGGCTTAAGGCGGAAGAAGAAATTTGGATTGAACTAGAGGCCTCTGCCCAAAGCCCCGTCGTTCAATTGAAGGCCATACGTGCAGAAGACGACCAAGTCTTGTGTACGGCTCAAATGGCTACAGGTCAGCAAGCGGGATTCGCCGCCGATTGCTATGCTCGGTAAAAAAAATTAAAGGACAGAGAACACTCCGGAAACATTCAAGGTCGTCATGTCAAGTGACGGCCTTGTGACAAAACCTTGTAGGTAAGGAGCGAAATAGATATCGCGAGTCACTGCGTAGCCGAGGCCGAGCCTCAACGTCACAGTTCTGTTCCAAAGGGTAGTGTTGTCGAAGGCTTCTCGTGGGTTGTAAAGCGAAAAACCAGCCGATCCGTTGAGGTTCAGCTTATCGGTGAAATTGTACTTCAAGCCTGGATACCAAGAAAACGCATACTGGGACGCGCGGCCATCACCACCATTTTTCGGCGAACCTGGTCGATGGGCGCGTGTGAAAATCCAGTAGTTGATGGTCGTATCAAATGAAATCGCAAGTTTTGTGTCTGCGATCCCATAGACAAGCGAATTGTCCCAGGACACTCCGCCGATTTGTCCGATCGCTGTGTAATTCGGAACCGTGGAAACGGTAAGTCCAGGAGAGTTGCGCATCTGCAGTTTTCCGAACCGATTTGAAAAATCGTAGCTCATGAAGGGATTACTAACATCCGTTCGATCCCAACCGTGGAACGGCTTTACAAGCGAAATTCCAGTTCCGGCGCTGATCGTGCTGTCTGGAGAAAGGCGGTAGCGTAAAGAAACGGAACCCTTCATCGCTTGAGAATAGTTACCGACCGATCCATCCGGATTCGGTTGTTCGGGTGCTGAAAGATCGCCAAGCGTCGGACCAAAATACGAAACGCTTGCTCGGATGCTCAGTCTCGAAAGCGAACCGGCGTCTGCTCTAAGTTTTGCGTCCGTAAGAGTGTTGCTTTCCTCGAACTTCTTAAGGCCGAGAACACTTTCCTGCGAGCCTGTAGTGGTGGCACTTGTGCTGCCACTAGCAACGGTTGAAGCCTCCGACGCTGAAACTGAAAGTGATAAATAAAGAAGAGAAATACGCAAAATCTTTGACATGACGGCTCCCCGGATTCGGCATCTAGCCTTGAAGCTCCGGAGGACTAGTCGGGCGCACAAGGGCTCGCAAGGGCTTCGCGGGCTTGCCACGGCACATCAAAGTTGATCTGACATTGGCACGACCTAGTTGGCTCTCAGCAGGATTGAACAGATAAATTAATCAGAGCACCAATGCTTGCATTATCGCCGAAACCCAGGTGCCAAAAATGGCCAATAGAGATCAGATGGAAACTCGCCATCCACCATCTTAACACGAAGCCCTTCGAGATCTGTCGAATCGTGAAAGGTCACAAACCCCTTGGGCAGAGATGAAATCAAGGCCATCGGCGTCTGCTCGTCGCCTTCGCCCATTATGAGAACTGCCGCTGCCGCCATTGCGTCCACAAGGTTAACTTTCGTTAGCTGAAGTGTGCGACCAAACAAATCCGGTTGGCCGATTCGATCTTTCAGTCCATTGAAGCCCCAATGCGACAAAGAAACTCCCGTCGTGCCAAGCCGAAGCGGCGACGTGCGCGAATCGGTGATGATAATTCCAAAGGAATCCAACTGAAAATGCTCTGTCACGGAATCCCACAATCGGTGAGCACTTGCAGTTGGGTTCTCTGGAAGGCAAATGAAGTCATCAGTTTCTGAGTTCGACTCGTCAATTCCTGCAGATGCCAAAAAAAGATTTTCTTTTACAGTCAGTCGCGAACCATAACCAATCTCACCGAGATCTCGATCTGCCTCGCGACGAATGAGCTCGGTTTTTGTGACGTCTTGTCGGCGCACAATTTGATTCTCACAAACGCTGACAATCTTGGAGGTTACAGCGAGTACTTTTCCGTTAAGACTTTGCGAAAGTCCGCGTTGGTCCTCGCTAAGTGCCGAGCAAATGACAGCCGATAGGCTGTCCCCCTGTCGGACTATGGGTGTTCGAATGCTGGAGATCTGCACGATGTCGGTCCTTTTTTGGCTCTTGCGTTGTCGTCTAAAAACCCTCAGTGTTATAATGTCATGCATACACGAATCAGTCGGGTAATGAAAATCAATCTCTTCATAATGGCGCTGCTTATGGGGTCGGCGATTGCGTTCGGTGCTGACGAAGTCAGTCAGGTCGCGGTGGCAACGAGTTCAGTTAAGTCCGAAGGGCTTCCTGTTGTGATTGTCGATAAGGCGAAATACGAGCTACACTTGGCCAATTACAAAAATGGCCTAGAAATTTTTAAGACTTTTAAAGTAACGATAGGTAA
The window above is part of the Deltaproteobacteria bacterium genome. Proteins encoded here:
- a CDS encoding coenzyme F420-0:L-glutamate ligase — translated: MQISSIRTPIVRQGDSLSAVICSALSEDQRGLSQSLNGKVLAVTSKIVSVCENQIVRRQDVTKTELIRREADRDLGEIGYGSRLTVKENLFLASAGIDESNSETDDFICLPENPTASAHRLWDSVTEHFQLDSFGIIITDSRTSPLRLGTTGVSLSHWGFNGLKDRIGQPDLFGRTLQLTKVNLVDAMAAAAVLIMGEGDEQTPMALISSLPKGFVTFHDSTDLEGLRVKMVDGEFPSDLYWPFLAPGFRR
- a CDS encoding metallophosphoesterase; this translates as MVNQQTYSFRSIRSWGTVTVTLAVAFGFGLACSTSSQIAVAEDKLPGAQIQVGSSLSSTRLSLLGDSGRWNASTKKLKESMERVGVKSLVMPGDNLYSGTYDAAWGPWFKSGFDFPVVAIGNHNDGYQKEIQFFSMPGEIYAKTINGFLKFIVLNSDNRNNIDTQMDFLTKELAAATEPFVFVVYHHPTYTLTRDHTWPERREFHEAIRPVLAKHRQKITAVVLGHDHIASMGHFGDLPYILSGAGQNLRRGAPVDNVQVGVRVKSEWLKAEEEIWIELEASAQSPVVQLKAIRAEDDQVLCTAQMATGQQAGFAADCYAR
- a CDS encoding DoxX family membrane protein, encoding MSKNAIQKVTLGCRLFLGLVFFVFGLNGFLNFIPVPPEMPEKAMKMMQAFMESGYFMQVVKGTEVIGGLMLLTGRFAPLGLIILAPVTVQIFLFHAFTTPGLQNLIMPLFMIMLHLGAAHLYRDRFIPLLKP